Genomic window (Pseudobacteroides sp.):
TAAATGTCACACTTATATTGTCATAGTTATTTAAAAAATCTATAATTTCATGGTTAATAATTGTTCCATTAGTAACTATAGATATCTTCCCTTTTATTAAACTTAATTCATCACATTTTTTATCATAATATTCGATGCCCTCTTTAATAACATTAAATGCTAATAATGGTTCACCACCAAAAACAGTTATATTACTACATCCCTTTGGATAATTTCTTAAAATAAAATCAATAGAATTCTTAAAAGTATTAACACTCATTGTTTTGTGAGAACTTTTATGCACATAATCAGCAAAACAATATTTACATTTAAGATTACAATTGGATGTTACCACTAATGTAAGTTTTTTTAGCCTTTCATCAACATGTGGGATACATTCAACAAGCTTTTCTTGATTTAAAATAACATTTTCCTCTTTTAGATTTTCCTTATCAATAATTCCCTTTACAATTGAAAACTTATTATAATCTAGATAATATAAAATATTTATATTATCTTCATTAATAAGATGTACACTTTTATTCAATCTTCATTCCACCTTTATAGATAACGAACTTTAGAATTGAATTTATCCCGCTGCTACATGGCTCTACTACCAGCCACTTCGCAGCTGGTTTTTATTAAGGTTTAAAGTTCGTTATCTTTAAATAATCAAGCCAATATTTTAGATATATCGCAATACTACCGCTGCTCTACCTGAATGGCTGTCATTTACTTGCATTTTTTAACGTCATTTTTACTCATAAACCCTGTCTGCAGATTATCCAAGACAGGGTTTATAATATGTACGAATATATATCCAATAGTCGGTTTTTTTAGCAACAACCGCAGCAGCCATTACTTGATGGGCAAACTATTTCTTCCAATTCTTCTAATTCATCCAAGTTAATTAGATCATAATTGTTTGATACAGCTTCCTCCATCTTGTTTTTTTCGTTATCCATAAACTCACTCCTCCTGACATTTAATTATTTTAGATACGACAAATTTCAAATTACTAAATACTTTAGTTTCTTCTTTCATGATTAAATTTAGACCTTCATAAGCAACTTTTAAAAACTCTTCTTTTTTGTCTACTCGAAAGTTTGCGATTGAGATGACTCTGGTGAAATTCAACCACCTCCTTCCAATCAAACTTATATCTTTACTTATTGAATCTAATTCCTTACTATTGACTTGTACTGAAAGTTTTTTTATTACATCTGCAAACTGCATACGATATAAACTATTACTTCCATAAAGCAGAGTTTTTCTAAGAATTCTAAATCTTATTGAAAATAATTTATCTAATACTTCTTTGCTAGAAGTTCCCTTAACAATGTGATCATTAAATAATTTTAATTCATCTAAAAGCTTGTTCATTCCTATTACGCCAACACAAAGATCATTTTCTTTTTGTAACTCTCCTAAGTTATTTCTGCATATGCTAATTATACTTTTTAAAATTATTCTGTCCAAGTCTACATTATTATTTTTACAAAAACTATTCTTCTTTTCTAGTGTATAACCAGAACCATTAGGAGATACAGGCAATGAGTTGGAGTATGCTGCGATTAAAAACTTTTCAAACGGTACCTTTAACCTATCATCTACAATCCCTTCAACATTCTCTCCCACATATTCTATCACAACTTCTTTATTATGAAAATCTACATCAATTACTTCAACAGATGTTAAATTTCTAACAGTAGGTATTTTTGTACTGTTTACTGCTTTATAGTTTTTAAATATCTCCTCGTCTACATAACAAATAACATAATTATTCTTAATCTTCTTATCAATAAAATTAATTAATTGTTTGTTTTCAATATTATTAAAATCTTCTTTTTCCATATCTAACTTTTTAAATACATTTTTTTCATATTGTATATTAAAGCTACTACTATACCAAAGATTGATATTGCTTGTCAGGGAATAATTAATGTTATTAAATAAAAATGTTATTGCCTCACCCAATACAATTATCATTTGTTCTTCAATTTCATAGCCTTGTCTTTTAAGTATTTTTTTTAAAATTCTTGTCCTATTATCATTTTTGAATTCACTGTTCCTATCTTCCACAATAATAACCTCTATAATATTTCTATTTATTTTCAATAATCTCTTTCAGAGCATTAACAATTCCCTTTACTGTCTTCAATTCCTTTAAAGTAGATGGCTCAATTACTATATCAAGTTTTTCTTCCAATATACTAAGTGCCTCCAATAACTCAAGGGAATCCCATCCTAAGCCGTCCTGAAACAGTCTAGTATCTTCTGTAAATCCATCTACTGAGTTTTTTACATCTATACCCAAACACTCAAAAATTACTTCATGTACAACACTTTCCAAATATTTCTCATCCACCTTCATACAAAACACCCTCTTTATATATTTGATTATCATTCATAACTATTTTTCTTTCTGAAATAATATACCCCACATATTGCCATAGTGCCAACAAAACATATTAGCACCATGCAGCTCCATAATTGAAATAATCCAAAAGCCCCCAATATATATCCGCTTAGCAATGGTCCAAGTACGGTTCCAGAACCTGAAATTATTGTAAATATTGCGTTATAAGTTCCCCTGTTATTTTCATCCGAATTTTCAGCAATAAATAATCCATTGTTAATATTTATTAATAACTGAGCTGTTGCCCAAAAACACATAGCACAACAAATTAAAATAATATTGCTGTTAAAAGCTATTAACGCCATGCCTATTGTATATATAATCCCTGCAATTATTATGTTTACAATGCAAGAATTTTTTTTAGTTATTTTACTAACTACCAGATTGAAAATAAAAAATGCACTATAATAAATAAAACTCAATAATCCAACCCATTTCTCAGTTTCTGATTTGTTGATAGCTTCTACTTTGTATGTTAATCCATATGTTAATTGGGAAGATGCAATTGAAAAAGTGATTAGAATTATTGAGAAAATTATAAGAGTTTTGTTTTTTGTATCTATTTTAATATAATTTTTCTTTTTGTTTTGCTTTTTCTTTGATGCTTTTTTCTCTGATTCTTTTTTCTTTGGAATATAATCTTTATATAAATTTTTTAGCAACATAGTTGAAACTATACTAAAAACAAGAAGGATTGTAAAAAACAGCTTATAGTTCAAATCAAATAAGCTTGATGCAACTAACGAAATCCCTGCCATACCTATACTTGTCCCCAGCTGCAGCATCGCAAAAGTATTTTTTCTCTCCTCTTCTTTACTAAAATCAATTGCTGTAGACACAATCACCGGTTCTAACCCGTTATTGATACAAACTACTATTATCAACAATAAATGCATTATAAAACCATTATTAAGAAATAAACTAATCGCTAATAACACTATTGTTATGATTTTAAAGAAATTAAAAGTAACTTTTCTACCTAATCTATCTGACAAAACTCCCGCAATTATTGACATTGGAACATAGGATATTCCTATTATTGCTGAGATTAGACCTGTCTCTTCTTTTGAGTAATTTGCATTCTTAAGCATTATAATAATATAGGTTGCCAAAATTATACTTGTTGTATGAAAAACCCTAATCAGAAATATTTTTATAATATTATCATCTACACCAACTAAATTCCTTATTTTTGCCAAGCCAGAATTGCTCATATTTCTTTCTCCTATTACCTAAAGCCTTTGTTCAATAGTTTTAATTTATCAATTCTACGTATTTATTTTTTAAATAGTCCTCAATTTCTATCTTTTTTATATCTTTAAAAGGCAGGTTAATCTGTAATTTTACAATTTCATCATAAACTTTACAATTAAATAGTATAAGTTTTTCATTGCCTGCATATTTTTCATCAAGCTTAAATTCCTCATTATCCATCATCACCTGGAAATTAAATACAATCAGTGTGTTGTTAAAAATATTTTCCAGTAAATTATTTATTCTAGGGTATTTTTCTTTTAAGTTTTTATTTTTTGACAGTTCTGAAAAATTAATGTTTTTTTCTGACAATAAGCTTAATTGCTTTGATATTAGGTCCTCTGTCAATTCGCAATTATCTTCTATTAGAAATGGAACGTAATCAATAAATTCACCTATACAATTATAATATTCTTGATTAGAATACTTTCTTCCATAGTTAATAAGCAGTACAGGCAACTTATTCATTGAAAAATACTTTTTAAGCATGTCTTTAAATAATCCATAGATAACTTTAAAATAGTTGATGCTTTTATCTTTATTTTCAGAATCTAAAGTTAACTCTAAAAAAACATTACATGAATTATCGTAGTCTTTCAATGCATTATTCATTTCACTTACAGCCAAGCTGAAGCTTTCAAGATTAAAGTCGGATATTATTAGCTCTTCCGCTATAAGCTGAGGTCCTCTTATTATATT
Coding sequences:
- a CDS encoding MFS transporter, whose amino-acid sequence is MSNSGLAKIRNLVGVDDNIIKIFLIRVFHTTSIILATYIIIMLKNANYSKEETGLISAIIGISYVPMSIIAGVLSDRLGRKVTFNFFKIITIVLLAISLFLNNGFIMHLLLIIVVCINNGLEPVIVSTAIDFSKEEERKNTFAMLQLGTSIGMAGISLVASSLFDLNYKLFFTILLVFSIVSTMLLKNLYKDYIPKKKESEKKASKKKQNKKKNYIKIDTKNKTLIIFSIILITFSIASSQLTYGLTYKVEAINKSETEKWVGLLSFIYYSAFFIFNLVVSKITKKNSCIVNIIIAGIIYTIGMALIAFNSNIILICCAMCFWATAQLLININNGLFIAENSDENNRGTYNAIFTIISGSGTVLGPLLSGYILGAFGLFQLWSCMVLICFVGTMAICGVYYFRKKNSYE
- a CDS encoding acyl carrier protein, which codes for MKVDEKYLESVVHEVIFECLGIDVKNSVDGFTEDTRLFQDGLGWDSLELLEALSILEEKLDIVIEPSTLKELKTVKGIVNALKEIIENK